The Lucilia cuprina isolate Lc7/37 chromosome 5, ASM2204524v1, whole genome shotgun sequence genome includes a window with the following:
- the LOC111684085 gene encoding uncharacterized protein LOC111684085 gives MVLTQFLKMPLLLGRWVNRAFTSSVTSTSINCLQQQQLRSKATKMDCKHLEPKCGDRFKQEPCNPRQVDIVLKQPAPEPLPIQKRAIKLKHPAECCGNPCVDAYPRFDLLYYKRSDKLNREYQQTWAECPELIRKPKVICCYDKIKQPKWPKRPRKHRPQTACEQKCSSAHYKCPRMTMEGCRQAHIPPKCRPTKTKSNCKKRKAPFPAYSECSRKLPRPRHPIECRCLLTPSMCEVWVHHFKMQRIKKINLC, from the coding sequence ATGGTTTTAACACAATTTCTGAAAATGCCCCTTCTCTTGGGTCGCTGGGTGAATCGGGCTTTCACATCTTCAGTTACTTCAACCTCCATAAATTGCCTGCAACAACAGCAGCTGCGTTCTAAAGCTACAAAAATGGATTGTAAACATCTGGAACCCAAGTGCGGTGATCGTTTTAAACAGGAACCCTGTAATCCCCGACAAGTGGATATAGTATTAAAACAACCTGCACCAGAACCCTTACCCATACAAAAACGTgccattaaattaaaacatccTGCTGAATGTTGCGGCAATCCTTGTGTAGATGCCTATCCACGTTTTGATTTATTGTACTACAAACGTAGTGATAAACTTAATCGTGAATATCAACAAACCTGGGCGGAATGTCCAGAGTTGATAAGAAAGCCTAAAGTTATTTGCTGTTATGATAAAATCAAACAACCCAAATGGCCAAAACGACCACGTAAGCATAGGCCACAAACGGCCTGTGAGCAAAAATGTTCTAGTGCTCATTATAAATGTCCTCGCATGACCATGGAGGGTTGTCGCCAAGCTCATATACCACCCAAATGTAGACCaactaaaactaaatctaaCTGTAAGAAACGCAAAGCACCCTTTCCGGCTTATTCGGAATGTTCACGTAAATTACCTAGACCAAGACATCCCATAGAATGTCGTTGCCTGTTGACACCCTCTATGTGTGAGGTATGGGTACATCATTTTAAAATGcaaagaataaagaaaataaatttatgttaa